Genomic DNA from Enterococcus saccharolyticus subsp. saccharolyticus:
GATGGCATCTTGGATTCAGATGAAATCCAAAACGTTGCTGTCATCGGTGCAGGTTATATTGGTGTTGAAATGGCTGAAGCTGTGAAACGTCGTGGGAAAAACGTATTGTTATTTGATGCGATGGATCGTTCTTTACCAAGCTACTATGACCGTGAATTTACAGATGCGATGGATAAAAATCTAGCAGACAATGGCGTGGAATTACACTTAGGTGAATTAGTTCAAGAATACAAAGGAACTGATAAAGTTGAAGCAGTTGTTACAGCAAATGGTGAATATCCAGTTGATTTAGTTGTCAATGCTATTGGTTTCTTGCCAAATAGCGAATTAGGCAAAGATCATTTGCACCTATACAAAAATGGCGCTTACTTGGTTAACCGTCATCAAAGAACAAATGATCCAGACGTGTATGCAGTTGGTGACTGTGCAACAGTTTACTCAAACGCCCTACAAGATACAACGTATATTGCTTTAGCAACAAATGCTGTTCGTACAGGGATGGTTGCAGGTGAAAACATCGGTGGCGCTGCAATTTCATCACCAGGTGTGCAAGGTTCAAACGGAATCTCAATCTTTGGTTACAACATGGTTTCAACTGGTTACTCTGTTGAAGCAGCAGAACGTCATGGCTTAGTCGTGAAATATACTGACTTTGAAGATACACAAAAACCAGGCTTCATGAAGAAAAACGATAAAGTTAAAATCCGTATCGTATACGAAGCAAACACTCGTCGTATTGTTGGTGCACAAATTGCTTCAACAACTTCAGAAATTTCAATGGCCATCCACTTGTTCTCATTAGCTATTGAGCGTGGAGTGAAAATTGATGAACTAGCGTTACTAGACTTGTTCTTCTTACCACACTTCAATCAACCATATAACTACATTAACAAAGCAGCATTAGCAGCAGAATAATGAGTGAAACGGCAATCGATGAGGATTGCCGTTTTTTTGTTTTTCATCGGTGATTGAAAAAAAGTATCTATAAAAAGATTGACTTCTGAAAATTCTGACGATATGATGACTCCATCTAAATTGATCGTAATAAGAGAAAGGTGTGCGTAGCGATGACAAAATTATCTTTGGTTTTACTGCAATTAGATGTGGTCTTTGGTGATCCAAAAGCCAATCGCCAAAATGTGAGTGAATGGTTTGCAAAAGCCAATTTACAACCAAATGAATTCGTCTTATTACCAGAATTATGGGATACAGGCTATGATTTAACGCGTTTGCCAGAAATTGCTGACCGAGAAGGGAAAACGGCTCAAGCATTTCTGGCAGGATTAGCCAAACAGTATCAAGTATTTATTTCAGGAGGGTCAATTGCACGACAAGTTGCGGATAAGGTTTTTAACACGACATATGTAGTTGCTCCAACTGGAGAAATTTTAACCCGTTATGACAAGGTTCATTTGTTTCGTCTAATGGAAGAAGAAAAATTCTTGCATGCGGGAAATCAACTAGCACAAACTAACATTGCTGATTTTTCTGTCGCACCATTTATTTGTTACGATTTACGTTTTCCAGAATGGTTCCGCAAAAGTGCGAATGAAGGAACTGATTTATTGGTACTTTCTGCTCAGTGGCCCACACCACGTATTGCGCATTGGGAAAAACTAGTTCAAGCACGTGCAATTGAGAATCAGTGCTTTGTAGCAGCAGTGAATCGTGTGGGGGCAGATCCGAACAATCAATTTGGTGGTCATTCATTAGTCGTTGATCCTTTAGGAAATAGTTTATTACAATTGGATGATTCAGAGACGATTGGACGTGTGACGATTAGTCAAGATGCGGTAGTGAAGACACGTGGACAAATACCAGTCTTTGAGGATCGTCGTACAGAATTATATTGAGGGGGAAGCGAATGATACAAACATCAAGAAGGTTGCAAGAATTACCAACACAATTTTTTGCTAATTTAGTGCGACAAGTCAATCAAAAAATAGCAGAAGGTAAAGATGTGATTAATCTAGGGCAAGGAAATCCTGACCAACCAACGCCACCAGGAATTATTCAGACGTTACAACAAGCGGCTGAAAAACCAGCCAATCATAAATATTCACAGTTTCGTGGCAATCATTTTTTTAAACAAGCCGCTGCCGATTTTTATTTGGAGCATTATGGTGTGACTCTTGATCCGGAAACTGAAATTGCGGTCATGGGTGGTTCAAAAATTGGCTTAGTGGAATTACCACTAGCTTTATTAAATCCGGAAGATAGTATTTTATTACCTGATCCAGGGTATCCAGATTATTTATCAGGTGTGGTTTTAGCCCAAGTTCAACAAGAATTTTTACCTTTATTGCCTGAAAATGGGTATTTGCCTGATTACAGTAAATTGAGTCAAGAAGTCTTGGAAAAAGCGAAACTACTCTTTTTAAATTATCCCAATAATCCAACTGGCGCCCAAGCAACGGCTGACTTTTTTGACGAAACAGTGGCTTTTGCGAAAAATCATGAGATTGCGGTCGTGCATGATTTTGCTTATGGTGCTTTAGGAACGGAGCAAGAAGCACCGATTAGCTTTTTGCAAAGTGCAGGGGCGAAAGAAGTCGGTGTTGAGTTATATACGTTGTCTAAAACCTATAACATGGCGGGGTGGCGCGTAGCTTTTGCGGCAGGCAATGCTGAAATTATTGAAGCGATTAATGTCATTCAAGATCACTTGTTTGTCGGTTTATTTCCAGCTTTGCAAGAAGCCGGTGCCTATGCTTTAACCAACAATGAAAATGTTGAGGCATTAGTAGCGCTCTATAATCGTCGACGGAACGTATTTGTTAAAGCTGCGGCGGCAATTGGTTGGCAGGCGTATCCTTCAACAGGTGCTTTTTACACATGGATGCCTGTACCGAAAGGCTATACGAGTGTTTCATTTGCGAATTTTCTTTTAGAAGAAGTCGCTGTGGCCGTAGCACCGGGAAGTGGTTTCGGTGACGGTGGCGAAGGGTATGTTCGCATTGGTCTATTAGTAGAAGAAGCACGCTTAGAAGAAGCAATCAAACGAATTGCCACGTTGCAATTAATTTTTTAACTAAAATCTTTCTCAAAAAGAAATCCTCTTATGATGTTGTCATAAGGGGATTTTTTTTATTTGATGAGAGAAACAACTTGCTGATAGTGAGCGAAATCAAGAGTTAGCGATGGCTGTGCGGTTAGATTTAAGAGCGTGATCTGTACCTGTTCATCTATTTGGTGAATGAACTTGCTTTCTGCTGATAACAAGTCTTGTATAATATGTTGTTGTGCAGTCGTTAATTTTGTACGAGGACCTTCGTATTTACTCCAATCCCCTAAGCTATTTGGTGGATATCCTTTTTCCATATACCAAAAAGAAATTAAGCAATGAATAGTCATCAGACGACAAGTTGTAGCATATATTGTTTCTTGGCGTTGCAAACGACGATAATATTCGTGCAAATTGGCATAATATTTTGTTAAAAAGAAATCCAGTTCAGTTTGTGTGGGTAGGTAGGATTGTTGGTGTGAGGCAACTTTTAGTTCGTGTAACTGATGCTGTTCCTCTTTTAAAATCCAAATGTTTGCAAACCACGGACTAGGTTGTAATTCTTCTGGATAATAGACAAAGACATCCAATTTAATGAAAGAAGCAAAATGAACCACTGCATAAAAAGACGTTTGTGTTTCAATAAATAAAATTGGTGCTACTTTTTTAAGAAACATCTTCAAAAATTGTTCTTTGTCTACTGTTGGTGCGAGAACGATTCGAAAAT
This window encodes:
- the nox gene encoding H2O-forming NADH oxidase: MTKTVIIGSNHAGIAAGNVLLDKYEDQEVVMIERNSNFSYLSCGTALWVGRQIDEDEVPGLFYTNREDFEAKGAKVYLETAVDNIDFEKKEVHCVKSDGSEFVESYDKLIIATGSKPISPKVPGRELKNITFMKKYAEGEFIDGILDSDEIQNVAVIGAGYIGVEMAEAVKRRGKNVLLFDAMDRSLPSYYDREFTDAMDKNLADNGVELHLGELVQEYKGTDKVEAVVTANGEYPVDLVVNAIGFLPNSELGKDHLHLYKNGAYLVNRHQRTNDPDVYAVGDCATVYSNALQDTTYIALATNAVRTGMVAGENIGGAAISSPGVQGSNGISIFGYNMVSTGYSVEAAERHGLVVKYTDFEDTQKPGFMKKNDKVKIRIVYEANTRRIVGAQIASTTSEISMAIHLFSLAIERGVKIDELALLDLFFLPHFNQPYNYINKAALAAE
- a CDS encoding carbon-nitrogen family hydrolase — its product is MTKLSLVLLQLDVVFGDPKANRQNVSEWFAKANLQPNEFVLLPELWDTGYDLTRLPEIADREGKTAQAFLAGLAKQYQVFISGGSIARQVADKVFNTTYVVAPTGEILTRYDKVHLFRLMEEEKFLHAGNQLAQTNIADFSVAPFICYDLRFPEWFRKSANEGTDLLVLSAQWPTPRIAHWEKLVQARAIENQCFVAAVNRVGADPNNQFGGHSLVVDPLGNSLLQLDDSETIGRVTISQDAVVKTRGQIPVFEDRRTELY
- a CDS encoding pyridoxal phosphate-dependent aminotransferase, which translates into the protein MIQTSRRLQELPTQFFANLVRQVNQKIAEGKDVINLGQGNPDQPTPPGIIQTLQQAAEKPANHKYSQFRGNHFFKQAAADFYLEHYGVTLDPETEIAVMGGSKIGLVELPLALLNPEDSILLPDPGYPDYLSGVVLAQVQQEFLPLLPENGYLPDYSKLSQEVLEKAKLLFLNYPNNPTGAQATADFFDETVAFAKNHEIAVVHDFAYGALGTEQEAPISFLQSAGAKEVGVELYTLSKTYNMAGWRVAFAAGNAEIIEAINVIQDHLFVGLFPALQEAGAYALTNNENVEALVALYNRRRNVFVKAAAAIGWQAYPSTGAFYTWMPVPKGYTSVSFANFLLEEVAVAVAPGSGFGDGGEGYVRIGLLVEEARLEEAIKRIATLQLIF
- a CDS encoding nucleotidyltransferase domain-containing protein, with product MNEKSLIEARNQLLDRVQTLAEKQTSVQGLFLGGSLAAGNPDAYSDIDFRIVLAPTVDKEQFLKMFLKKVAPILFIETQTSFYAVVHFASFIKLDVFVYYPEELQPSPWFANIWILKEEQHQLHELKVASHQQSYLPTQTELDFFLTKYYANLHEYYRRLQRQETIYATTCRLMTIHCLISFWYMEKGYPPNSLGDWSKYEGPRTKLTTAQQHIIQDLLSAESKFIHQIDEQVQITLLNLTAQPSLTLDFAHYQQVVSLIK